The Fervidibacillus albus genome contains a region encoding:
- a CDS encoding TetR/AcrR family transcriptional regulator yields the protein MTVDRRKQVIQAAGQSFSTFGYKGTTIDQIAKIANVGKGTIYTYFKNKEQLLQHIMKELIGEMKAEAEKTFEKGLSFYENVHRAIYKMLEYRMTHQLAIKLFEEAKFGAPEVVEAQKYYEDAIISYISKQIEKAIENGEIRSCDPKITAFVILKIYIALIFDWEKNNPPLSKETLSELLDLYIFRGLSI from the coding sequence GTGACAGTGGACCGGAGAAAACAAGTGATTCAAGCGGCTGGCCAATCCTTTTCTACGTTTGGCTACAAAGGTACGACGATCGATCAAATTGCTAAAATAGCGAATGTCGGGAAAGGGACGATCTACACGTATTTTAAAAATAAAGAACAGTTGCTCCAACATATTATGAAAGAATTAATCGGTGAAATGAAGGCGGAAGCAGAAAAAACGTTTGAAAAGGGACTTTCCTTTTATGAAAATGTTCATCGAGCAATATATAAAATGTTGGAATACCGAATGACGCACCAGTTGGCAATTAAATTATTTGAAGAAGCGAAATTCGGTGCCCCGGAAGTCGTTGAAGCACAAAAATATTATGAAGATGCAATCATTAGCTACATTTCGAAACAAATTGAAAAGGCGATCGAAAATGGGGAAATCCGTTCATGTGATCCGAAAATTACCGCCTTTGTAATTTTGAAAATTTACATTGCATTAATTTTTGATTGGGAAAAAAACAATCCTCCCCTTTCGAAGGAAACATTGTCTGAACTGTTGGATTTGTATATTTTTCGCGGCTTATCGATCTGA
- a CDS encoding YhgE/Pip domain-containing protein encodes MNGFQLFIKEIQQIGKNKKLFIPMIVILLVPLIYGGMFLWSFKDPYEKMSELPVAVINHDLGAEMDGEELQIGRDLAENLAESDAFDFQVVSEEEAMEGLDDLEYYMVVEIPEDFSENATTVMDDSPEKMQLNYLPNDSYNFLASQIGESALKEIQNTVAEQVTTIYAETVFTKMEEMADGFQAASEGADALNDGADQLKDGTKELKDNVELLVEKSVELHEGIDTLSDGVGELASGAEELVEGIDQFDGAGEQLVSASKELAAGTSTLVDGIETMDDGLTAASGNIPELVDGTNQFADGLQQFQTELPEKLASELSEEIVGDEGELISGINQLQSTIESGLSNELAPALADELGEGTAETVAAFIVQNNEKQMEQLAASLTPLIGEEQTAQVLQQLASNVPNETELQQSLEATLKPAFSSGITEGVNETIRSIDAGFGVLKSGLEEQLNVQRLETEIQIAVDPTFSYLLSKLEEIQNGQVTLQSGIEQLADGAQSLRVGGNQLYEGQQEYAANMEMFSEKLHEASEKSGEFIVGVDQLTEGIGQLSEGSSQFASGIELLNDGVGQLDDGALELQQGTEEMRSELAEAVEETSELHSDEKTYDMMASPVELDVEHVNEVPNYGTGFAPYFISLGLFVGALIVTIIYPLVESAGTPKNGFSWFVSKFSVLALVGVFQALLIGAVVLYGIDIEVKSVPLFFIFTIITSLTFISIIQFLATSLGNPGRFVAIIMLILQLTSSAGTFPLEVIPEAIQWFNPFLPMTYSVLGFKAVISSGDYSFMWQNAEVLGLYIIGSMLISLTYFLWKYKKVYQKKEQEETYHMAM; translated from the coding sequence TTGAATGGATTTCAATTATTTATAAAGGAAATTCAACAAATTGGAAAAAATAAAAAATTGTTCATACCGATGATTGTCATCCTTTTAGTTCCGCTTATTTACGGGGGCATGTTCCTTTGGTCATTTAAAGATCCGTACGAAAAAATGAGCGAACTGCCCGTCGCGGTCATTAATCATGATCTAGGTGCGGAAATGGATGGGGAAGAACTGCAAATCGGTCGTGATTTAGCGGAAAATTTAGCGGAAAGTGATGCCTTCGATTTTCAAGTCGTTTCTGAAGAAGAAGCAATGGAAGGATTGGATGATCTAGAATATTATATGGTCGTCGAGATTCCGGAAGATTTTTCGGAAAATGCAACGACGGTAATGGATGATTCTCCGGAAAAAATGCAGTTAAATTATTTACCGAACGATAGCTATAATTTTCTAGCGAGCCAAATTGGAGAATCAGCATTAAAGGAAATTCAAAATACCGTCGCTGAACAAGTGACAACAATTTATGCGGAGACGGTCTTTACGAAAATGGAAGAAATGGCGGACGGTTTCCAGGCGGCAAGTGAAGGTGCAGATGCGTTAAATGACGGTGCGGATCAGCTGAAAGACGGGACGAAGGAATTGAAAGACAATGTCGAACTCCTCGTAGAAAAATCGGTGGAATTGCACGAAGGAATCGATACCCTTTCCGATGGAGTCGGGGAACTGGCATCAGGAGCAGAGGAATTAGTGGAAGGGATCGACCAATTTGACGGTGCGGGCGAACAGCTAGTTTCCGCTTCAAAGGAATTGGCGGCAGGAACGAGTACCCTTGTTGATGGAATTGAGACAATGGACGATGGATTAACCGCTGCGAGTGGGAATATACCCGAACTCGTCGATGGAACGAATCAATTTGCGGATGGATTACAACAATTTCAAACGGAATTACCGGAGAAATTAGCATCCGAGTTAAGCGAAGAAATCGTCGGTGATGAAGGCGAGTTAATAAGCGGAATCAATCAGTTGCAGTCAACAATCGAATCTGGTTTATCGAATGAATTGGCACCAGCATTAGCGGACGAATTAGGGGAAGGAACGGCTGAAACTGTCGCTGCGTTCATTGTACAAAATAACGAAAAGCAAATGGAACAATTAGCCGCATCCCTCACGCCGTTAATTGGAGAGGAACAAACGGCTCAAGTTCTTCAACAATTGGCATCTAATGTTCCAAATGAGACCGAGTTGCAACAAAGTTTGGAGGCAACATTAAAACCCGCCTTTTCATCGGGCATTACAGAAGGTGTCAATGAAACAATCCGTTCGATCGATGCCGGTTTTGGTGTATTGAAATCCGGGTTGGAGGAACAATTAAATGTTCAACGTTTAGAAACGGAAATTCAAATAGCTGTTGATCCGACGTTTTCCTATTTGTTAAGCAAACTAGAAGAGATTCAAAACGGGCAAGTGACATTGCAAAGCGGAATTGAACAGTTGGCGGACGGTGCACAGTCGTTACGAGTCGGCGGCAATCAATTATATGAAGGACAGCAGGAATATGCCGCGAATATGGAAATGTTTTCTGAAAAGCTCCATGAAGCGAGTGAAAAATCCGGTGAATTTATAGTCGGTGTCGATCAATTAACGGAAGGAATCGGTCAATTGTCGGAAGGTAGCAGTCAGTTTGCAAGTGGAATTGAACTGTTGAACGATGGTGTTGGCCAATTGGATGATGGGGCCCTTGAACTACAACAAGGAACGGAAGAAATGCGTTCAGAACTAGCGGAAGCGGTAGAAGAGACAAGTGAACTCCATTCCGATGAAAAGACGTACGATATGATGGCTAGTCCCGTCGAACTCGATGTGGAACATGTAAACGAAGTGCCGAACTATGGAACGGGTTTTGCCCCCTACTTCATTTCATTAGGACTCTTTGTCGGGGCTTTGATTGTGACGATCATTTATCCGTTAGTCGAATCGGCCGGAACACCGAAAAACGGGTTCAGTTGGTTTGTCAGTAAGTTTTCGGTGTTGGCGTTGGTTGGAGTCTTCCAAGCGTTATTGATCGGCGCAGTCGTTTTGTACGGCATCGATATTGAGGTGAAAAGTGTACCATTGTTTTTCATCTTTACGATCATTACGAGTTTGACATTTATTAGCATCATTCAATTTTTGGCGACATCACTAGGCAATCCTGGTCGTTTCGTTGCGATTATTATGTTGATTTTGCAACTGACTTCCAGTGCAGGCACGTTCCCACTTGAAGTGATTCCTGAAGCAATCCAATGGTTTAATCCGTTTTTACCGATGACCTATAGTGTACTCGGATTTAAGGCGGTTATATCCAGCGGCGATTACTCCTTTATGTGGCAAAACGCCGAAGTTCTCGGACTATACATTATCGGATCGATGCTGATTTCGTTAACGTATTTTCTTTGGAAATATAAGAAGGTTTATCAGAAAAAGGAACAGGAAGAAACGTATCATATGGCAATGTAA
- a CDS encoding IS3 family transposase (programmed frameshift), producing the protein MSNTFYPSDFKYEVIMAYKSKEYSLKEIYVKFKIPKVTLYNWVEKFEKDGMDGLSDSKKWKRYSKELKESAVRDYCSGNYSQYEIVRKYGISSRGVLQKWIKKYNSHGELLDTRTRRTHSMTKGRKTTWKERIEIVQDALANGKNYQKTSEKHQVSYQQVYQWVRKYEVGGWDSLKDRRGRSKSVEELTLEEKMKLEMRRIEKENERLRAEKCFLKKVRGDRKEAKISQVRFEDKYIAIKELHETNQFNIVLLCDVAGVSRAAYYKWLNRIPSSREMENEEIIKEMKVIHKHVDGIYGYRRMKLNINRKLGKKVNHKRIYRLMKMAGIQSVIRRKKTRYKRSNPQHVAENLLNREFTAEKPNEKWVTDVTELKYGSSKKTYLSAILDLHDGSIISYVLGHSNNNDLVFNTLDPAINRLDGDHPLIHSDRGFQYTSHGFKRRIEEAGMTHSMSRIGRCIDNGPMESFWGALKCEKYYLHKYETFEELSKAIDEYIYFYNNERYQERLNGLSPIEYRTKAA; encoded by the exons GTGTCTAACACATTTTATCCGAGTGATTTTAAATATGAAGTCATTATGGCTTATAAAAGTAAAGAATATTCCCTTAAAGAAATCTATGTCAAATTCAAAATCCCTAAAGTTACCTTATATAACTGGGTGGAAAAATTTGAAAAAGATGGAATGGATGGTTTATCGGATTCAAAAAAATGGAAACGATATTCTAAAGAATTGAAAGAATCTGCCGTTCGCGATTATTGTTCGGGGAATTACTCCCAATATGAAATTGTTCGAAAGTATGGAATTTCTAGTAGAGGGGTACTTCAAAAATGGATTAAAAAGTATAATAGTCATGGAGAATTACTAGATACAAGAACAAGGAGAACACACTCGATGACTAAAGGAAGAAAGACAACCTGGAAAGAACGAATTGAAATTGTACAAGATGCTCTAGCGAACGGAAAAAATTATCAAAAAACATCGGAAAAGCATCAAGTATCGTACCAACAGGTATACCAATGGGTACGTAAATATGAAGTTGGTGGATGGGACTCGTTAAAGGATCGACGAGGACGGTCGAAAAGTGTAGAAGAACTAACTTTAGAAGAAAAAATGAAGTTAGAGATGCGTCGAATCGAAAAAGAAAATGAACGTTTGCGGGCAGAGA AATGCTTTCTTAAAAAAGTTAGAGGAGATCGAAAGGAGGCGAAAATCAGTCAAGTAAGATTTGAAGATAAATATATCGCCATTAAAGAACTTCATGAAACGAATCAGTTTAATATTGTCTTATTATGCGACGTTGCCGGTGTTTCAAGAGCTGCTTACTATAAATGGTTAAATCGGATTCCCTCCTCTCGAGAAATGGAAAATGAAGAAATCATAAAGGAAATGAAGGTTATCCATAAACATGTGGATGGAATCTATGGGTATCGTCGAATGAAATTAAATATCAATCGAAAACTTGGTAAGAAAGTGAACCATAAACGTATTTATAGACTTATGAAAATGGCCGGGATTCAATCCGTTATACGAAGGAAAAAAACTCGATATAAACGTTCGAATCCTCAGCACGTTGCCGAGAATTTATTGAATCGTGAATTTACAGCTGAAAAACCAAATGAAAAATGGGTAACGGACGTTACTGAGTTGAAATATGGTTCTTCAAAGAAGACTTATTTAAGTGCCATTCTAGACTTACATGATGGCTCAATCATTAGCTATGTTTTAGGGCATTCCAATAATAATGATTTAGTATTTAATACCCTTGATCCGGCCATTAATCGATTAGATGGAGACCACCCGCTTATTCATAGTGACCGTGGATTTCAATACACCTCACATGGATTTAAACGAAGAATAGAGGAGGCAGGAATGACGCACAGTATGTCAAGAATTGGAAGGTGTATTGATAATGGACCAATGGAATCGTTTTGGGGAGCACTCAAATGCGAGAAGTATTATTTACATAAGTATGAAACCTTTGAGGAACTCTCAAAGGCGATTGATGAATATATTTACTTTTACAACAATGAAAGATATCAAGAAAGGCTAAACGGCCTTAGCCCCATTGAATACAGGACTAAAGCCGCTTAA
- a CDS encoding 2,3-butanediol dehydrogenase, translating to MKAALWYAQKDIRVENIEEPKAKTGEVKIKVAYTGICGSDLHEYVAGPIFIPVDQPHPISGDKAPVVMGHEYAGEVVEVGEGVENVKVGDRVCVEPIYNCGECPACKSGHYNVCPQLGFVGLSGGIGGFSEYSVVPQKMVHKIPDNMTFEQAALVEPTAVAVHAVRQSSLKLGDTVAVFGTGPIGLLVIQAARAAGASKIMAVEVSKERQEFAKKVGADVVINPLETDPVAAIKAETGGYGVDVSFEVAGIEVTVNNAIEATKPEGDIVNVSIWEKSASIPLNNLVLTEKNMVSIIAYRNIFPEVIQLIANGQIKALELVTKHISIDDIVSEGFEALTQDKKQIKILVDPTK from the coding sequence ATGAAAGCAGCATTATGGTACGCACAAAAAGATATTCGTGTTGAAAACATCGAAGAACCGAAAGCGAAAACAGGTGAAGTAAAAATTAAAGTCGCTTACACAGGTATTTGTGGATCTGACTTACATGAATATGTAGCCGGACCGATCTTCATTCCAGTTGATCAACCTCATCCAATTTCAGGTGATAAAGCTCCTGTTGTAATGGGGCATGAGTATGCAGGTGAAGTCGTTGAAGTAGGCGAAGGCGTTGAAAACGTCAAAGTCGGCGACCGTGTATGCGTTGAACCAATTTATAACTGCGGTGAATGTCCAGCATGTAAAAGTGGCCATTACAACGTATGTCCACAATTAGGTTTTGTCGGATTATCTGGCGGTATCGGTGGATTCAGTGAATATAGTGTAGTGCCACAAAAAATGGTACATAAAATTCCAGACAACATGACGTTCGAACAAGCAGCCCTCGTTGAACCGACAGCCGTTGCCGTTCATGCCGTTCGTCAAAGTTCGTTAAAACTCGGTGATACCGTCGCTGTATTCGGTACAGGCCCAATCGGTTTACTTGTTATTCAAGCAGCACGTGCAGCTGGTGCAAGTAAAATTATGGCCGTTGAAGTATCGAAAGAACGTCAAGAATTTGCGAAAAAAGTTGGCGCAGACGTCGTTATTAACCCATTAGAAACCGATCCAGTTGCAGCAATTAAAGCGGAAACAGGTGGCTATGGTGTAGATGTTTCCTTCGAAGTTGCCGGTATTGAAGTAACTGTAAACAATGCCATTGAAGCAACGAAACCTGAAGGCGATATCGTAAACGTAAGTATTTGGGAAAAATCAGCTTCCATTCCGTTGAATAACTTAGTATTAACGGAAAAGAATATGGTCAGCATTATCGCCTATCGCAACATTTTCCCTGAAGTCATTCAATTGATTGCAAACGGTCAAATTAAAGCTTTGGAACTCGTGACGAAACATATTAGCATCGATGATATCGTTTCTGAAGGATTCGAAGCCCTTACTCAAGATAAAAAACAAATCAAAATTCTCGTCGACCCAACAAAATAA
- a CDS encoding helix-turn-helix domain-containing protein: protein MLGDRLIELRGKHTQKYVAEKLGISRARYSHYENNYVQPDYELLIKMADFYHVSVDYLLGRTDEKWTLFGDNKRFNFSNIPIDEVIEQYPITFHGKKLHLTEEDKWALLVFIETMQTMKNRKEKQRGDEIEKGD, encoded by the coding sequence ATGTTAGGCGATCGTTTAATTGAATTAAGGGGTAAACATACGCAAAAATACGTAGCAGAAAAATTAGGCATCTCCCGGGCGAGATATTCCCATTACGAAAACAACTATGTCCAACCGGATTATGAATTATTAATAAAAATGGCCGATTTTTATCACGTATCCGTCGATTACTTGCTCGGACGGACGGATGAAAAATGGACTCTGTTCGGGGACAATAAGCGATTCAACTTTTCAAACATTCCGATCGATGAAGTGATTGAACAATATCCGATCACTTTCCACGGAAAAAAACTGCATTTAACCGAGGAGGATAAATGGGCGTTGCTCGTGTTTATTGAAACGATGCAAACAATGAAAAATCGAAAGGAAAAACAAAGGGGAGATGAAATCGAGAAAGGAGATTAA
- a CDS encoding sensor histidine kinase, translated as MSKKRINPKVLDEIVEKMIDTVGKSKDEIFQIGESCRNDVGQIYEELKQIKELVKKVIDEEEKLDREVRRARKYLSEVSLHFSDYSEEEVRDAYEYAHRMQLKLSMTRQLEKQLRERRDDLERRLVGLQEMIERSDRLVSQVNIVLNYLSGDMKNVSDFLQHAKEKQEFGLKIIEAQEEERKRLSREIHDGPAQMLANMIMRSDLIEKIARERGMDEALLEMKRLKKTVRDALYEVRHIIYDLRPMALDDLGLVPTLKKYLQTVEEYSRSAKITFTNVGQEKRLDSKMEVALFRLVQESVQNALKHAKAKWIQVKLEMMDKKIVTLIKDDGIGFDPEEKKEGSFGLRGMKERVELLDGELQIDSKIGKGTRILITVPLQMEES; from the coding sequence ATGTCCAAAAAACGAATTAATCCGAAAGTCCTTGATGAAATTGTCGAAAAAATGATCGATACGGTCGGCAAAAGCAAGGATGAGATTTTTCAAATTGGTGAAAGTTGCCGAAACGATGTCGGTCAAATTTATGAAGAACTAAAACAAATCAAGGAACTCGTAAAAAAAGTCATCGATGAAGAAGAAAAATTGGACAGGGAAGTGCGGCGAGCAAGAAAGTATTTGTCGGAAGTGAGCTTGCATTTTAGTGACTATTCGGAGGAAGAAGTTCGGGATGCATATGAATATGCCCATCGAATGCAATTGAAATTATCGATGACGCGGCAGTTGGAAAAACAACTTCGGGAACGTCGGGATGACTTAGAGCGACGGTTGGTAGGCCTTCAGGAAATGATTGAACGGTCTGATCGGCTCGTTTCTCAAGTGAATATCGTTTTAAATTATTTAAGTGGAGATATGAAAAACGTTTCCGATTTTTTACAACACGCGAAAGAAAAACAAGAATTTGGATTGAAAATTATCGAAGCCCAAGAAGAAGAACGGAAACGTTTGTCCCGGGAAATTCATGACGGACCAGCGCAAATGTTGGCTAATATGATTATGCGATCCGATTTAATCGAAAAAATTGCTCGGGAGCGAGGGATGGATGAAGCCCTTTTGGAGATGAAACGTTTAAAAAAAACGGTTCGGGATGCGTTGTATGAAGTCCGACATATCATTTATGATTTACGACCGATGGCATTGGACGACTTAGGATTAGTTCCGACGCTGAAAAAGTATTTACAAACGGTGGAAGAATATAGCCGGTCCGCGAAAATCACCTTTACGAATGTCGGACAAGAAAAAAGGCTTGACTCCAAAATGGAAGTGGCTTTATTCCGCTTAGTTCAAGAATCGGTACAAAACGCGCTGAAACATGCGAAGGCAAAATGGATTCAAGTAAAATTAGAAATGATGGATAAAAAAATTGTTACCCTGATTAAAGATGATGGGATTGGATTTGATCCGGAAGAAAAAAAAGAAGGCTCATTCGGATTAAGAGGTATGAAAGAGCGGGTCGAATTATTAGATGGGGAATTACAAATCGATTCAAAAATTGGAAAGGGTACCCGGATTTTAATTACCGTTCCGCTCCAAATGGAAGAATCGTAG
- a CDS encoding response regulator has translation MELEKARGVVSKVTKIVIIDDHQLYREGIKKILEFEKDFEVVGEGSDGDEALALVKKYKPDVVLMDINMPNVNGVEATRRLIEANSNTKVIILSIHDDENYVTHAMQTGATGYLLKEMDVDALIEAVRVVAEGGSYLHPKVTHNLVKEFRRLAEVSTNLKESGKRYEVRRPYHLLTRRECEVLQLLAEGKSNKKIGEKLYISEKTVKNHVSNILQKMHCDDRTQAVVEAIKRGWVDVGQY, from the coding sequence ATGGAATTGGAAAAAGCCCGTGGAGTAGTGTCGAAAGTAACGAAAATTGTCATTATTGACGATCATCAATTGTATCGGGAAGGCATTAAAAAAATTCTCGAATTTGAAAAGGATTTCGAAGTGGTCGGTGAGGGGAGTGACGGCGATGAAGCCCTCGCCCTCGTAAAAAAATACAAACCGGATGTCGTCCTAATGGATATTAACATGCCGAATGTAAACGGTGTAGAAGCAACCCGGCGATTGATTGAAGCGAACTCGAATACAAAGGTGATCATTTTATCGATTCACGACGATGAAAACTATGTCACCCATGCCATGCAAACGGGTGCCACCGGATATTTACTGAAGGAAATGGACGTGGATGCGTTAATCGAAGCGGTTCGAGTCGTCGCGGAGGGCGGATCGTATTTACATCCGAAAGTTACCCATAATCTCGTCAAAGAGTTTCGTCGGTTGGCGGAAGTAAGCACGAATTTAAAGGAATCGGGAAAAAGATACGAAGTTCGCCGACCGTATCATCTGTTAACGAGAAGGGAATGTGAAGTTTTACAACTTTTGGCAGAAGGAAAAAGCAATAAAAAAATCGGTGAGAAATTGTATATTAGTGAAAAAACGGTGAAAAACCATGTGAGTAATATTTTACAAAAAATGCATTGCGACGATCGAACGCAAGCGGTCGTTGAAGCGATAAAAAGGGGTTGGGTTGATGTGGGCCAATATTAA
- a CDS encoding DegV family protein, translating to MKTVVVTDSTAYIPEETRNRLNIHTIPLSVVFGDESYKEEIDLSTEAFYTRLRESKELPKTTQPSTGMFVELFEKLSEQYDAVISIHLSSGISGTYQGAVTAGQMVDAINVYPYDSEISCMVQGFYVEEAAKMALEGKEPEEIISRLDELKTSSRAYFMVDDLTNLQKGGRLSAAQALIGSLLQVKPLLHFVDKVIVPFEKIRTKKKAKERIFNLLGEDAKTGDSYRACIIHGNRKEEALRWKQELEEKYPNVEFTISYFGPVIGTHLGEGAMGLGWLRK from the coding sequence ATGAAAACTGTTGTAGTGACCGATAGTACAGCATATATACCAGAAGAGACGAGGAATCGACTCAATATTCATACGATCCCGTTAAGCGTTGTTTTCGGAGACGAATCGTATAAAGAAGAGATCGATCTTTCGACGGAAGCCTTTTATACACGATTGCGAGAAAGTAAGGAGTTACCGAAGACGACTCAACCGTCCACAGGTATGTTTGTCGAATTATTCGAAAAACTTTCCGAACAATACGACGCGGTCATTAGCATCCATTTATCGAGCGGCATTAGTGGAACGTATCAAGGGGCCGTTACCGCCGGACAAATGGTCGATGCGATTAACGTGTATCCGTATGACTCGGAAATTAGTTGTATGGTTCAAGGATTTTACGTGGAAGAAGCGGCAAAAATGGCTTTGGAAGGAAAGGAACCAGAGGAAATCATCTCCCGTCTCGACGAATTGAAAACTTCTTCCCGAGCTTATTTCATGGTGGACGATTTGACGAATTTGCAAAAGGGAGGGAGACTATCGGCGGCACAAGCGTTAATCGGTAGTCTTTTACAAGTGAAACCGTTACTCCATTTTGTCGATAAAGTGATCGTTCCCTTTGAAAAAATTCGCACGAAGAAGAAAGCGAAGGAACGTATTTTCAACCTGCTCGGGGAAGATGCAAAAACGGGAGATTCATATCGCGCCTGCATTATCCACGGAAACCGAAAAGAGGAAGCCCTTCGATGGAAACAGGAATTAGAAGAAAAATACCCGAACGTGGAGTTTACGATTAGTTATTTCGGCCCAGTCATCGGCACTCATCTCGGTGAAGGAGCGATGGGATTAGGGTGGTTGAGAAAATAA
- a CDS encoding DEAD/DEAH box helicase gives MDGEQPDSVQQIEKEVDGNSRDALDGFNEHFREYLSGRILLVDELPFPKEEMDEHIRQRFCAYKKGIERKGNRYVCNRCKNTDLTLFATFPCARCQRECVYCRNCLMMGRISECTTLVTWCGPNVSFSYPNALHWNGELSPAQREASEKITETIRKGGDLLVWAVCGAGKTEMLFEGIELALQMGKRVAIATPRTDVVLELTPRMKRAFPEVPFASLYGGSEDRHRFAPLVIATTHQLLRFERAFDVMIIDEVDAFPYSADDTLQRAAKKAMKEEGTLIFLTATPDEKWQRACLHGKRNCVILPARYHRHPLPIPTFRWCGNWKGQLQKGRIPRLIFLWFQKRMEMGKQALIFFPEIEWMERALPLFQNHAPAMEAVHSEDPKRKEKVQAMRDGKIPILLTTTILERGVTIPNIDVAVVGAENRIFTESALVQIAGRVGRSPKYPDGDITFFHHGKTRAMIRAKQQLLRMNRDARKKGLIDD, from the coding sequence ATGGACGGAGAACAACCCGATTCCGTTCAACAAATCGAAAAAGAAGTCGATGGAAATAGTAGAGATGCATTGGATGGATTTAATGAACATTTTCGGGAATATTTATCGGGAAGAATCTTGCTTGTCGATGAACTTCCCTTTCCGAAAGAAGAAATGGACGAACATATTCGGCAAAGGTTTTGTGCGTATAAAAAGGGTATCGAACGAAAAGGGAACCGTTACGTCTGCAATCGGTGTAAAAATACAGATTTGACGCTATTTGCCACCTTTCCTTGTGCCCGTTGTCAAAGGGAATGTGTCTATTGTCGAAATTGCCTCATGATGGGAAGGATCAGTGAATGTACAACGCTCGTTACGTGGTGTGGGCCGAACGTTTCCTTTTCATATCCGAATGCCCTCCATTGGAACGGAGAATTGTCGCCTGCGCAACGGGAAGCATCCGAAAAAATTACCGAAACGATAAGAAAGGGAGGCGATTTGCTCGTATGGGCCGTTTGTGGAGCGGGGAAGACGGAGATGCTTTTCGAAGGGATTGAACTGGCGTTACAAATGGGGAAACGAGTGGCCATTGCAACACCGAGAACAGATGTCGTTTTAGAATTAACACCGAGAATGAAACGGGCCTTTCCGGAAGTTCCCTTCGCATCCCTTTATGGCGGGAGTGAAGATCGCCATCGTTTCGCCCCCCTCGTCATCGCCACAACCCATCAGTTGTTGCGGTTTGAACGGGCATTCGATGTGATGATCATCGATGAAGTCGACGCCTTTCCATACTCGGCGGATGATACGCTTCAACGGGCGGCAAAAAAGGCGATGAAAGAAGAAGGAACGCTCATTTTTTTAACGGCTACCCCAGATGAAAAGTGGCAACGGGCCTGCTTGCACGGAAAGCGGAATTGTGTCATTTTACCCGCAAGATATCATCGTCACCCTTTGCCCATCCCGACCTTCCGCTGGTGTGGAAATTGGAAAGGTCAATTGCAGAAAGGTCGAATCCCCCGTCTGATTTTTCTTTGGTTTCAAAAACGAATGGAAATGGGGAAACAGGCGCTCATCTTTTTTCCAGAGATCGAATGGATGGAACGGGCCCTCCCCTTGTTTCAAAATCATGCCCCTGCAATGGAAGCCGTCCACTCGGAAGATCCGAAGCGGAAGGAAAAGGTTCAGGCGATGCGGGACGGGAAAATTCCGATTTTGCTGACGACGACAATTTTGGAACGGGGGGTGACGATTCCGAATATCGATGTAGCCGTCGTTGGTGCGGAAAATCGAATTTTTACAGAAAGTGCCCTCGTACAAATTGCCGGGCGAGTCGGAAGGAGCCCCAAGTATCCGGATGGAGATATTACGTTTTTCCATCATGGCAAAACCCGTGCGATGATCCGGGCGAAACAACAATTACTTCGGATGAACCGGGATGCCCGAAAAAAGGGGTTAATTGATGATTGA